A genomic window from Salmo salar chromosome ssa23, Ssal_v3.1, whole genome shotgun sequence includes:
- the hdhd5 gene encoding LOW QUALITY PROTEIN: haloacid dehalogenase-like hydrolase domain-containing 5 (The sequence of the model RefSeq protein was modified relative to this genomic sequence to represent the inferred CDS: deleted 1 base in 1 codon), whose translation MHCEGLLAKRAKGHNLFGLLFDIDGVLVRGRTPIPAAKQIFRSLVDRKGKYKVPVVFVTNAGNSMRQTKAEQLSHLLEVEVSPDQVMLSHSPLRMFSQYHNMCVLVSGQGPVLEVAHNLGFQNVVTIDMLRDAYPLQDMVDHNRRPKDMVPPSKELPPIEAIILFGEPVRWETNLQLIMDVLLTNGKPGNALTTLQYPHIPVLACNMDLMWVAEAKNPRFGHGMFLVCLESLYKKVTGCELKYAALIGKPSVVTYNYAELLIRQQAESLGWTQPVERLYAIGDNPMADIYGANLYNRYLQSCHRTRALMQLGGGEPQSQPLEDPHEMTCAEMGGVTGAYGGEEPLPVGCSSILVCTGVYSRDQQELPPDPRHTVTEHRIFHGHRDFRFDPNLTQPSFMVQDVKEAVELVFQQEGWPLE comes from the exons atgcattgcgaagggctgctggcgaAACGCGCAAag GGCCACAACTTGTTCGGGCTCCTCTTCGACATCGATGGGGTGCTAGTGCGGGGCCGCACACCCATCCCTGCAGCCAAACAGATCTTTAGGAGCTTGGTGGACCGGAAG GGAAAGTACAAAGTGCCTGTGGTGTTTGTGACCAACGCAGGGAACTCTATGAGGCAGACCAAAGCTGAACAACTGTCGCACCTGCTGGAAGTGGAG GTGTCTCCAGACCAGGTGATGCTGTCCCACAGTCCTTTGCGTATGTTCAGTCAGTATCACAACATGTGTGTGCTGGTGTCAGGCCAGGGCCCAGTGCTGGAGGTGGCTCATAA TCTGGGGTTTCAGAATGTTGTGACCATAGACATGCTGAGGGATGCCTATCCGCTTCAGGACATGGTGGATCACAACAGAAGACCCAAAGACATG GTTCCACCAAGTAAAGAGTTACCCCCGATAGAAG CCATCATTCTGTTTGGTGAGCCAGTCAGATGGGAGACCAACCTCCAGCTAATAATGGATGTGCTCTTAACCAATGGGAAGCCTGGGAATGCCCTGACAACACTGCAGTACCCTCACATTCCAGTGCTGGCCTGTAACATGGACCTGATGTGGGTGGCTGAGGCCAAGAACCCCAG GTTTGGTCACGGAATGTTTCTGGTGTGTCTGGAGAGTCTGTATAAGAAGGTGACTGGCTGTGAGCTGAAGTACGCAGCTCTGATCGGAAAGCCCAGTGTGGTGACCTATAACTATGCTGAGCTGCTCATCAGACAGCAGGCTGAGAGTCTGGGCTGGACTCAACCTGTGGAGAGACTCTACGCCATCGG tgacaacCCCATGGCAGACATCTACGGCGCCAACCTCTACAACCGCTACCTACAGTCCTGCCACCGCACCCGGGCCCTGATGCAGCTCGGAGGGGGGGAGCCTCAGAGCCAACCCCTGGAGGACCCACACGAAATGACCTGTGCCGAGATGGGAGGGGTTACAGGGGCGTACGGGGGCGAGGAGCCCCTCCCTGTGGGGTGCAGCTCCATCCTGGTGTGTACGGGGGTGTACAGCCGGGACCAGCAGGAACTGCCCCCTGACCCCAGGCATACGGTTACAGAGCATCGGATCTTCCACGGTCACAGGGACTTCCGCTTTGACCCCAACCTGACCCAGCCATCCTTCATGGTGCAGGATGTGAAGGAGGCTGTGGAGCTGGTGTTCCAGCAGGAGGGATGGCCtctggagtag
- the rab19 gene encoding ras-related protein Rab-19 isoform X3 — METQQNTIGVDFTVRTMLINGRKVKLQVWDTAGQERFRSITQSYYRSAHGAIVAYDITRRPTFDSLTHWIQEVEQDGAASVVLILIGNKSDRQSERQVLFEDACTLAEGKGALAALETSAKEAQNVEAAFMLMAQELMVRNGLALTDQHSQASPHFFPNAHPIHGSDPTDRKSCC, encoded by the exons ATGGAGACACAGCAGAACACTATCGGGGTGGATTTCACCGTCAGAACCATGCTCATCAATGGCAGGAAGGTCAAG CTGCAGGTGTGGGACACAGCTGGACAGGAACGTTTCCGCTCAATCACCCAGAGTTATTACCGCAGCGCCCACGGCGCCATAGTGGCCTACGATATCACACGCCGGCCAACCTTTGACTCTTTGACACACTGGATCCAGGAAGTGGAACAAGATGGGGCTGCAAGCGTTGTGCTCATCCTCATTG GGAACAAGTCAGACCGGCAGTCGGAGAGACAGGTGCTGTTTGAGGATGCCTGTACCCTGGCAGAGGGGAAGGGTGCGCTGGCTGCCCTGGAGACCTCTGCGAAGGAGGCCCAGAATGTGGAGGCAGCCTTCATGCTCATGGCCCAGGAGCTGATGGTGAGAAACGGCCTCGCCCTCACAGACCAACACTCACAGGCCTCACCACACTTCTTCCCAAACGCCCATCCAATCCATGGCTCCGATCCTACAGACAGGAAGTCATGTTGTTGA
- the rab19 gene encoding ras-related protein Rab-19 isoform X1, whose translation MQSSVPEQDDSFDFLFKIVLVGDSDVGKTCVVQRFKSGVFMETQQNTIGVDFTVRTMLINGRKVKLQVWDTAGQERFRSITQSYYRSAHGAIVAYDITRRPTFDSLTHWIQEVEQDGAASVVLILIGNKSDRQSERQVLFEDACTLAEGKGALAALETSAKEAQNVEAAFMLMAQELMVRNGLALTDQHSQASPHFFPNAHPIHGSDPTDRKSCC comes from the exons ATGCAGTCCTCTGTGCCGGAGCAGGACGACTCCTTTGACTTCCTCTTTAAGATTGTCCTGGTGGGAGACTCAGACGTGGGGAAGACCTGCGTGGTCCAGAGATTTAAGTCTGGTGTCTTCATGGAGACACAGCAGAACACTATCGGGGTGGATTTCACCGTCAGAACCATGCTCATCAATGGCAGGAAGGTCAAG CTGCAGGTGTGGGACACAGCTGGACAGGAACGTTTCCGCTCAATCACCCAGAGTTATTACCGCAGCGCCCACGGCGCCATAGTGGCCTACGATATCACACGCCGGCCAACCTTTGACTCTTTGACACACTGGATCCAGGAAGTGGAACAAGATGGGGCTGCAAGCGTTGTGCTCATCCTCATTG GGAACAAGTCAGACCGGCAGTCGGAGAGACAGGTGCTGTTTGAGGATGCCTGTACCCTGGCAGAGGGGAAGGGTGCGCTGGCTGCCCTGGAGACCTCTGCGAAGGAGGCCCAGAATGTGGAGGCAGCCTTCATGCTCATGGCCCAGGAGCTGATGGTGAGAAACGGCCTCGCCCTCACAGACCAACACTCACAGGCCTCACCACACTTCTTCCCAAACGCCCATCCAATCCATGGCTCCGATCCTACAGACAGGAAGTCATGTTGTTGA
- the rab19 gene encoding ras-related protein Rab-19 isoform X2, with the protein MQSSVPEQDDSFDFLFKIVLVGDSDVGKTCVVQRFKSGVFMETQQNTIGVDFTVRTMLINGRKVKVWDTAGQERFRSITQSYYRSAHGAIVAYDITRRPTFDSLTHWIQEVEQDGAASVVLILIGNKSDRQSERQVLFEDACTLAEGKGALAALETSAKEAQNVEAAFMLMAQELMVRNGLALTDQHSQASPHFFPNAHPIHGSDPTDRKSCC; encoded by the exons ATGCAGTCCTCTGTGCCGGAGCAGGACGACTCCTTTGACTTCCTCTTTAAGATTGTCCTGGTGGGAGACTCAGACGTGGGGAAGACCTGCGTGGTCCAGAGATTTAAGTCTGGTGTCTTCATGGAGACACAGCAGAACACTATCGGGGTGGATTTCACCGTCAGAACCATGCTCATCAATGGCAGGAAGGTCAAG GTGTGGGACACAGCTGGACAGGAACGTTTCCGCTCAATCACCCAGAGTTATTACCGCAGCGCCCACGGCGCCATAGTGGCCTACGATATCACACGCCGGCCAACCTTTGACTCTTTGACACACTGGATCCAGGAAGTGGAACAAGATGGGGCTGCAAGCGTTGTGCTCATCCTCATTG GGAACAAGTCAGACCGGCAGTCGGAGAGACAGGTGCTGTTTGAGGATGCCTGTACCCTGGCAGAGGGGAAGGGTGCGCTGGCTGCCCTGGAGACCTCTGCGAAGGAGGCCCAGAATGTGGAGGCAGCCTTCATGCTCATGGCCCAGGAGCTGATGGTGAGAAACGGCCTCGCCCTCACAGACCAACACTCACAGGCCTCACCACACTTCTTCCCAAACGCCCATCCAATCCATGGCTCCGATCCTACAGACAGGAAGTCATGTTGTTGA
- the LOC106584582 gene encoding E3 ubiquitin/ISG15 ligase TRIM25, protein MADNQELFCCSICLDLLKDPVTTACGHSYCMGCIKESWDQDDLKGVYSCPQCRQTFTPRPTLKKNTVLAEVLENLKMADFQGTTPAHCYAEPEDVECDVCTRKKLKAVKSCLVCLASYCETHLQPHYYVPPLKKHKLVNAVTDLQENICSHHDKLLEVYCRTDQQCICYLCTMDEHKGHDTVSAAAERTQKQQQLGETQEEGKQRAQRREKEVQELRQAVDAIKESSWVAVDDFERMCTMHVLSYIRSIERRRSEVKEQIRAQEKAGVSQAEGLLEQLEQEVSELKRRDSELEQLSHTEDHIHFLQSIDSLCDPPGPKAFPSSFEAVKKFVSEQKERMENTCKEETDKMLTCLEKNMLTKPSSSSVQEYSTRTGFLKHCRTMEVDPNTACATLSLSSRNKEIAWSDKAQAYSDHIDRFTYYHQALCKVGLSETCYWEVEWSGGIVDVAVSYRGISRKGWGNDCCFGHNDQSWSLVCSPSSCSFWHNNNNKTNIPVPRASRVGVYLDHKAGTLSFYSISDTMTLLHRVQTIFTEPLYPGFGVDLGSSLKICH, encoded by the exons ATGGCTGACAATCAGGAACTGTTCTGTTGCTccatctgtctggatctactgaaggatcCGGTGACTACtgcctgtggacacagttactgtatgGGCTGTATTAAAGAAAGCTGGGATCAGGATGATCTGAAAGGTGTCTACAGCTGTCCacagtgcagacagaccttcacTCCAAGGCCTACTCTGAAGAAAAACACCGTGCTGGCTGAAGTGTTGGAGaatttgaaaatggcagatttccaAGGTACCACTCCTGCACACTGTTATGCTGAACCTGAAGATGTGGAGTGTGATGTCTGCACTAGGAAAAAACTCAAAGCTGTCAagtcctgtctggtgtgtctggcctcttactgtgagactcatctCCAGCCTCACTACTATGTGCCCCCACTAAAGAAGCATAAGCTTGTCAATGCAGTGACAGATCTACAGGAGAatatctgctctcatcatgacaaactgctggaggtttactgtcgtaccgatcagcagtgtatctgttatctgtgtacaatggatgaacataaaggccatgatacagtgtcagctgcagcagagaggactcaGAAACAG CAACAGTTGGGAGAAACACAGGAGGAAGGGAAGCAGAGAgcccagaggagagagaaggaggtgcaGGAGCTGAGACAGGCTGTAGATGCCATTAAG GAGTCTTCATGGGTAGCTGTGGATGACTTTGAGAGAATGTGTACCATGCACGTCCTTTCATatatccgctccattgagagaaggcgttctgaggtgaaggagcagaTCAGAGCCCAGGAGAAGGCTGGAGTGAGTCAGGCTGAAGGACTCCTGGAGCAACTGGAGCAGGAGGTTTCTGAGTTAAAGAGGAGAGAttctgagctggagcagctctcacacacagaggatcacatccatttcctccag AGTATCGATTCTCTCTGTGACCCTCCTGGACCAAAGGCATTTCCTAGCAGTTTTGAAGCAGTGAAGAAATTTGTCTCTGAACAGAAGGAGAGAATGGAAAATACATGCAAGGAGGAAACCGACAAGATGTTGACTTGTCTCGAAAAAAATATGT TGACAAAACCATCTTCATCATCTGTGCAAGAGTACAGTACGAGAACTGGATTTTTGAAAC ACTGTCGTACCATGGAAGTGGATCCCAACACAGCATgtgcaactctctctctgtcgagCAGAAACAAGGAGATAGCATGGAGTGACAAGGCCCAGGCCTATTCAGACCATATAGACAGGTTTACTTACTATCACCAGGCTCTGTGCAAGGTGGGTCTGTCTGAAACCtgctactgggaggtagagtggagcgGGGGCATCGTTGATGTGGCAGTCTCATACAGAGGGATCAGCAGGAAAGGTTGGGGCAATGACTGTTGTTTTGGACACAATGATCAGTCCTGGAGTTTGGTCTGCTCTCCGTCCAGTTGTTCATTCTGgcacaataataacaacaaaacCAACATCCCTGTACCCCGcgcctccagagtaggagtgtacctggatcataaggcaggtactctgtccttctacagcatctctgacacaatgaccctcctccacagagtccagactatattcactgagcccctctatcctgggtttggaGTTGATTTAGGATCATCTCTAAAGATATGCCACTAA